A part of Chiloscyllium punctatum isolate Juve2018m chromosome 27, sChiPun1.3, whole genome shotgun sequence genomic DNA contains:
- the cited4b gene encoding cbp/p300-interacting transactivator 4b: protein MAEHMMVSMNPGRFPDATNGLQTYRMAINGLQNPQPGLRRDHPSAPLLHYGGASIDSNGGMRGRPGVGNLAGQMTHHPMSTSVMYSSQQQQQQQQQQFLGTLSPQQLMATMHLQKLNNQYHGHPLIGMNNGMVNSSQQYRSPMNPAPLPGIPHVAAPSLSLNVMDTDLIDEDVLTSLVLELGLDRIQELPELWLGQNEFDFISDFVNKQQPSTVSC, encoded by the coding sequence ATGGCGGAACACATGATGGTGTCAATGAATCCCGGGCGGTTTCCTGATGCTACCAACGGACTTCAGACTTACCGCATGGCGATAAACGGACTGCAGAACCCGCAACCTGGATTAAGGCGAGACCACCCCAGCGCCCCGCTCCTGCACTACGGAGGGGCTAGCATAGACTCGAACGGGGGTATGAGAGGTCGCCCTGGGGTGGGAAACCTAGCCGGACAGATGACCCACCACCCAATGTCCACCAGCGTGATGTACAGCAgccagcaacagcaacagcagcaacaacagcagttTCTGGGGACTCTGAGCCCTCAACAGCTCATGGCTACTATGCACTTACAAAAACTGAACAACCAATACCACGGTCACCCGCTGATTGGGATGAACAACGGAATGGTGAACAGCAGCCAGCAGTACCGGAGTCCCATGAACCCGGCCCCTCTGCCTGGGATACCACACGTCGCTGCCCCTTCCCTCTCCTTGAACGTTATGGACACCGACCTCATTGACGAGGACGTTTTAACATCGCTGGTGTTGGAGCTCGGCTTGGATCGCATTCAGGAGCTCCCGGAACTCTGGCTGGGACAGAACGAGTTCGATTTCATTTCAGACTTTGTCAATAAACAGCAGCCGAGCACCGTGAGCTGTTGA